CACCGGGTGGGGACACGACCACCGCGCATACGACGAACTCATGCCCTATCTGGTCCCCCACCATCGCGTGATCCGCATGGATTGGCGGGGCCATGGCGTCGATCGCACACCCGCTGCCGACTTCGGTCTTGCAGAACAGGTTTCCGATGTCATCGGGTTACTCGATGCCCTGAGCGTGGAGTCGTTTGTACCCGTCGCGCATGCCCATGCCGGGTGGACCGCACTGGAGCTCGCCGAGCGGCTGGGCGCAGAGCGGGTACCGGGTGTCATGATCGTGGACCTCATCATGTCGCAGGCCCCCGCCGAATTCCTCGACGGCATAAGGGCGTTCCGTGACCCGGCGAACTGGCGGTCGAGCCGCTTGGAGTTCCTCGACGCCTGGCTGGCCGGCAGCGGCAACGAGGCAGTCAACAGACACATCCGTTCGGAGATGGGCGGATTCGGATTCGATGTGTGGGCCCGCGCCGGTCGGGTTATCGAAGATGCGTATGCGACCTGGGGTTCACCCATGGCGCGGATGGAGAAATTGTCCGAACCGCGACGCGTGCACCATGTTTTCTGCAAGCCGGAGCGCACCGCCTACGACGATCTGCACGAGGAGTTCCGGGCGCGCAATCCCTGGTTCAGCTATGCACGACTGGACGGCACCACGCATTTCCCACAGCTGGAATTGCCGAAACGGTGCGCAGAGGAACTACTGGCGCTGCTGAGGACCGGCGATCGGGCCCACTGACCCATGATCGTCCGCAGAGTAGATCCGGCGGTCCAGCCACCGTCCACGGCAAGCTCGGCCCTGGTGACATAGCTGGCGGGCATCTCCCGCCCATCGGGACGAGTGAGCGACGACACGAGCGCAACCCAATTGTGGGATGGCGTCAAAGCTTGAGAGGC
The nucleotide sequence above comes from Mycobacteroides saopaulense. Encoded proteins:
- a CDS encoding alpha/beta fold hydrolase; protein product: MYTITIDDTQITFDDQGLDNGPTLLLLTGWGHDHRAYDELMPYLVPHHRVIRMDWRGHGVDRTPAADFGLAEQVSDVIGLLDALSVESFVPVAHAHAGWTALELAERLGAERVPGVMIVDLIMSQAPAEFLDGIRAFRDPANWRSSRLEFLDAWLAGSGNEAVNRHIRSEMGGFGFDVWARAGRVIEDAYATWGSPMARMEKLSEPRRVHHVFCKPERTAYDDLHEEFRARNPWFSYARLDGTTHFPQLELPKRCAEELLALLRTGDRAH